The genome window AGGTTCTTTTGATAGAATGTATGATGTAGATTCAGAATTAAAATACAGTACCGTTATTGCTGGAACTAAACCAAGTATTTTATATCAACAAGATGATTTATCTGTTCAAATAGGAGCTGGAGTTTATTACGCTACAGCTAAAGTAAATGGAGAAAGCGATGGTAAAATTTTCGTTTATCCAAATGTAAAAGCATCATATAAATTGGTTGGCGATATTTTAGTCGCTTATGCTGGTGCAGAAGGTGATTTGCAACAAAATTCATATGCTGATTTCGTTGACCAAAATGCTTTTGTTTCGCCTACATTATTTGTAGCTCCAACAGATAACAAATATGATATTTATGTTGGTATGAAAGGTAAATTAGCAAATTCAGTTGCTTTTAATGTTCGTGCATCTTATTTAAATCAAGACGATAAAGCGCTTTTTGTTAGCAACGAGTACAATCCTGCTTACGGAAATACAGAAGGGTATGCTTACGGAAATTCGTTTGGTGTAGTGTATGATAATGTTACAACTCTTAGCTTTTTTGGAGAATTAAAAGCAGATTTTTCTAAAAGTGTTACTTTTGGAATTAACGGAACTTACAATAATTTTTCAACAGATTTACAAGCTGAAGCATGGAACTTACCTCAGTTAAAAATTGGTTCAACAGTAGATTTTGACATCAATGAAAAATGGTATGCAGGAGCAAAAGTGTTTTTTGTTGGAGAAAGAAAAGATTTGGTTACAGTTCAAGACGATATATTAATCAATCCTGGAACTTTCAGTACACAAGAAGTAAGTTTAGATAGCTATTTCGATTTAAATGCTCATATCGGCTATAAATACAATGCTCGTTTAACTGCTTTCTTAAAAGGAAACAACTTAGCGAACCAACAATACAATCGTTGGGCAAATTTTCCAGTACAAGGAATTCAAGTGTTGTTAGGAGCAAATTATAAGTTTGATTTTTAAGGTCATTGCTGGAACGAAGCAATCTGTCAAAATTCGTTATTCCAATTCTGAAACTTCGGAATTTGTATAACGAATTTTTGATTTTAGTAAAATGATTTTCTAAGTTTTAAATCCTTTTTTATGAAAAAAATTTTCTACATATTATTTTTTTTAAATTTTACTTTTGTTTTTTCTCAAAACGATGATGATTTCTCAAAACGATTAAAAGCAATTAATAATAAAACTATTGTTTTTTACAACGTTGATGGAGTTGAGTTTTCAAGTCAAACATTTAGTAATGAATTTTCTGAAAAAGGATTAAAAAAACTTTTCAGAAAGTATGGAATTAAAGATGAAGATGTAAAAGTAAAAGATGAAAATTTGACTTATAATAATTTCTACTTT of Flavobacterium channae contains these proteins:
- a CDS encoding TonB-dependent receptor; the protein is MKKLNIIAFVLVVFGIQNSFSQVKDENIGSEVVNIVKPYTPTISDAFKVKETPLLDDQDNQQKEVIQYNIFSFPVASTFTPAKGKAAGVDKTEKEKLYNNYATLGFGNFPTINAELFITQNLSRSSYVGGMLRHLSSQGGIKDLVLDDKFYNTSLDVTYGVRERDMSWNVDLGVKNQIYNWYGLPTEVIFFDDPTIDAIDSKQTYNTIALGGKMSFKDSFFKDASLQFKRFSDGLSSGENRFFIKPDFDIDVMGQKFKADFVVDYVGGSFDRMYDVDSELKYSTVIAGTKPSILYQQDDLSVQIGAGVYYATAKVNGESDGKIFVYPNVKASYKLVGDILVAYAGAEGDLQQNSYADFVDQNAFVSPTLFVAPTDNKYDIYVGMKGKLANSVAFNVRASYLNQDDKALFVSNEYNPAYGNTEGYAYGNSFGVVYDNVTTLSFFGELKADFSKSVTFGINGTYNNFSTDLQAEAWNLPQLKIGSTVDFDINEKWYAGAKVFFVGERKDLVTVQDDILINPGTFSTQEVSLDSYFDLNAHIGYKYNARLTAFLKGNNLANQQYNRWANFPVQGIQVLLGANYKFDF